In Ascaphus truei isolate aAscTru1 chromosome 12, aAscTru1.hap1, whole genome shotgun sequence, the following are encoded in one genomic region:
- the INSC gene encoding protein inscuteable homolog isoform X2, whose protein sequence is MEEIVTALVKLYEEASSGEVCLLASAALANITFFDTLACEMLLQMNAMKILLHACSDKERVDTPYARDQIVTILANMSILDQCASEIIQENGVQTIIEMLFEKFSSGSLAEVSACERVQQKSAVTLARLCRDPDVARAAIKHNCIPRLIELCRSPDERHSSDAVLVACLAALRRLAAMCPDGLEDSDFQQLVKPRLVDSFLLCSNMEESFV, encoded by the exons ATGGAGGAAATAGTCACAGCTCTAGTCA AACTATATGAAGAGGCCTCCTCTGGTGAAGTTTGCCTACTTGCGTCCGCAGCTTTAGCCAATATTACCTTTTTTGACACACTTGCCTGTGAAATGCTACTTCAGATGAATGCAATGAAAATCCTACTTCATGCTTGTTCTGATAAAGAGCGGGTTGATACTCCATATGCTAGAGATCAA ATAGTGACAATTTTAGCAAACATGTCGATTCTGGATCAGTGTGCTTCTGAAATAATTCAAGAAAATG gtgtccaGACTATAATTGAGATGCTGTTTGAGAAGTTCTCTTCTGGAAGTTTAGCGGAAGTCTCGGCTTGTGAACGAGTTCAACAGAAATCTGCAGTTACACTGGCACGGCTCTGCCGGGACCCTGACGTTGCACGTGCTGCAATAAAACATAATT GTATTCCCCGTCTTATTGAACTATGCCGCTCACCAGATGAGAGACACAGCAGTGATGCTGTTCTTGTTGCTTGCCTG gcTGCTCTGAGAAGATTGGCAGCTATGTGTCCTGATGGTCTTGAAGACTCAGATTTCCAGCAGTTAGTGAAGCCGCGCCTTGTAGATTCTTTTTTACTTTGCTCAAACATGGAAGAAAGCTTCGTATAG